The Chroicocephalus ridibundus chromosome 17, bChrRid1.1, whole genome shotgun sequence genome window below encodes:
- the STAC2 gene encoding SH3 and cysteine-rich domain-containing protein 2 isoform X3 codes for MTEPPGESEPADPPEPPPAGPGSKMQRLKRSLSLRTLLRSKSMESLFPRAGGGVQGAGTPPSPPRTHGFQQYVFKKHCPCELCRQLIAGNSRQGLRCKACKAGVHLWCSQGISHQQCPGKPATSFRRNFSSPLLLPEQGGSVQGEPPPADPGVDPVYEALRFGTSLAHGTGPTELPPSTQGEKAAAEEESGDTPSGAGSLRDGAVTPAERDDVGEKSPGQQAAWGPARRDGAPMFSYVALYKFVPQEHQDLALQPGDRVTLVDDSNEDWWKGKVGDRLGFFPANFVQRVRPGESVWRSCRAVQGDREQGRMSLRENQICVGVGRTQGLVRVTSGRKRGLVPAEALTEI; via the exons ATGACGGAGCCGCCCGGGGAGAGCGAACCGGCGGACCCCCCcgagccgccccccgccgggcccggcaGCAAG ATGCAGCGGCTGAAGCGGTCTCTGTCCCTCCGGACGCTGCTGCGGAGCAAGAGCATGGAGAGCCTCTTcccgcgggcgggggggggcgtgcagggagccgggacccccccgtcccccccccggacACACGGCTTCCAGCAATACGTCTTCAAGAAGCATTGCCCCTGCGAGCTGTGCCGGCAGCTCATCGCAG gcaacTCGCGGCAGGGCCTGCGGTGCAAGGCGTGCAAGGCCGGCGTGCACCTCTGGTGCTCCCAGGGCATCTCGCACCAGCAGTGCCCCGGCAAACCG GCCACCTCTTTCCGCCGCAACTTCAGCTCCCCCCTGCTGCTGCCGGAGCAGGGGGGCTCTGTGCAGGGTGAGCCCCCCCCAG CAGACCCCGGTGTGGACCCGGTGTACGAGGCGCTGCGGTTCGGCACCTCCCTGGCACATGGCACCGGCCCCACggagctgccccccagcacccag ggtgagaaggcggcggccGAGGAGGAGAGCGGGGACACCCCGAGCGGTGCAGGGAGCCTGAGGGATGGCG CTGTCACCCCAGCAGAGAGGGACGATGTGGGGGAGAAGAGCCCCGGGCAGCAg GCTGCTtgggggccggcgcggcgggacGGGGCACCCATGTTCTCCTACGTGGCTCTCTACAAGTTCGTGCCCCAGGAGCACCAGGACCTGGCGCTGCA gcCCGGGGACAGGGTCACGCTGGTGGACGACTCCAACGAGGACTGGTGGAAG GGGAAGGTGGGCGACCGGCTGGGCTTCTTCCCGGCCAACTTCGTGCAGCGCGTCCGTCCCGGGGAGAGCGTCTGGAGGAGCTGCCGGGCCGTGCAGGGCGACAGGGAGCAGGGACGCATGAGCCTCAGGGAGAACCAG ATCTGCGTCGGCGTGGGCAGGACCCAGGGCCTCGTCCGGGTGACCAGCGGGAggaagcgggggctggtccccgcCGAGGCGCTCACCGAGATCTGA
- the STAC2 gene encoding SH3 and cysteine-rich domain-containing protein 2 isoform X2: MTEPPGESEPADPPEPPPAGPGSKGGSLRQMQRLKRSLSLRTLLRSKSMESLFPRAGGGVQGAGTPPSPPRTHGFQQYVFKKHCPCELCRQLIAGNSRQGLRCKACKAGVHLWCSQGISHQQCPGKPATSFRRNFSSPLLLPEQGGSVQGEPPPDPGVDPVYEALRFGTSLAHGTGPTELPPSTQGEKAAAEEESGDTPSGAGSLRDGAVTPAERDDVGEKSPGQQAAWGPARRDGAPMFSYVALYKFVPQEHQDLALQPGDRVTLVDDSNEDWWKGKVGDRLGFFPANFVQRVRPGESVWRSCRAVQGDREQGRMSLRENQICVGVGRTQGLVRVTSGRKRGLVPAEALTEI, encoded by the exons ATGACGGAGCCGCCCGGGGAGAGCGAACCGGCGGACCCCCCcgagccgccccccgccgggcccggcaGCAAG GGGGGGTCCCTCCGGCAGATGCAGCGGCTGAAGCGGTCTCTGTCCCTCCGGACGCTGCTGCGGAGCAAGAGCATGGAGAGCCTCTTcccgcgggcgggggggggcgtgcagggagccgggacccccccgtcccccccccggacACACGGCTTCCAGCAATACGTCTTCAAGAAGCATTGCCCCTGCGAGCTGTGCCGGCAGCTCATCGCAG gcaacTCGCGGCAGGGCCTGCGGTGCAAGGCGTGCAAGGCCGGCGTGCACCTCTGGTGCTCCCAGGGCATCTCGCACCAGCAGTGCCCCGGCAAACCG GCCACCTCTTTCCGCCGCAACTTCAGCTCCCCCCTGCTGCTGCCGGAGCAGGGGGGCTCTGTGCAGGGTGAGCCCCCCCCAG ACCCCGGTGTGGACCCGGTGTACGAGGCGCTGCGGTTCGGCACCTCCCTGGCACATGGCACCGGCCCCACggagctgccccccagcacccag ggtgagaaggcggcggccGAGGAGGAGAGCGGGGACACCCCGAGCGGTGCAGGGAGCCTGAGGGATGGCG CTGTCACCCCAGCAGAGAGGGACGATGTGGGGGAGAAGAGCCCCGGGCAGCAg GCTGCTtgggggccggcgcggcgggacGGGGCACCCATGTTCTCCTACGTGGCTCTCTACAAGTTCGTGCCCCAGGAGCACCAGGACCTGGCGCTGCA gcCCGGGGACAGGGTCACGCTGGTGGACGACTCCAACGAGGACTGGTGGAAG GGGAAGGTGGGCGACCGGCTGGGCTTCTTCCCGGCCAACTTCGTGCAGCGCGTCCGTCCCGGGGAGAGCGTCTGGAGGAGCTGCCGGGCCGTGCAGGGCGACAGGGAGCAGGGACGCATGAGCCTCAGGGAGAACCAG ATCTGCGTCGGCGTGGGCAGGACCCAGGGCCTCGTCCGGGTGACCAGCGGGAggaagcgggggctggtccccgcCGAGGCGCTCACCGAGATCTGA
- the STAC2 gene encoding SH3 and cysteine-rich domain-containing protein 2 isoform X1, with the protein MTEPPGESEPADPPEPPPAGPGSKGGSLRQMQRLKRSLSLRTLLRSKSMESLFPRAGGGVQGAGTPPSPPRTHGFQQYVFKKHCPCELCRQLIAGNSRQGLRCKACKAGVHLWCSQGISHQQCPGKPATSFRRNFSSPLLLPEQGGSVQGEPPPADPGVDPVYEALRFGTSLAHGTGPTELPPSTQGEKAAAEEESGDTPSGAGSLRDGAVTPAERDDVGEKSPGQQAAWGPARRDGAPMFSYVALYKFVPQEHQDLALQPGDRVTLVDDSNEDWWKGKVGDRLGFFPANFVQRVRPGESVWRSCRAVQGDREQGRMSLRENQICVGVGRTQGLVRVTSGRKRGLVPAEALTEI; encoded by the exons ATGACGGAGCCGCCCGGGGAGAGCGAACCGGCGGACCCCCCcgagccgccccccgccgggcccggcaGCAAG GGGGGGTCCCTCCGGCAGATGCAGCGGCTGAAGCGGTCTCTGTCCCTCCGGACGCTGCTGCGGAGCAAGAGCATGGAGAGCCTCTTcccgcgggcgggggggggcgtgcagggagccgggacccccccgtcccccccccggacACACGGCTTCCAGCAATACGTCTTCAAGAAGCATTGCCCCTGCGAGCTGTGCCGGCAGCTCATCGCAG gcaacTCGCGGCAGGGCCTGCGGTGCAAGGCGTGCAAGGCCGGCGTGCACCTCTGGTGCTCCCAGGGCATCTCGCACCAGCAGTGCCCCGGCAAACCG GCCACCTCTTTCCGCCGCAACTTCAGCTCCCCCCTGCTGCTGCCGGAGCAGGGGGGCTCTGTGCAGGGTGAGCCCCCCCCAG CAGACCCCGGTGTGGACCCGGTGTACGAGGCGCTGCGGTTCGGCACCTCCCTGGCACATGGCACCGGCCCCACggagctgccccccagcacccag ggtgagaaggcggcggccGAGGAGGAGAGCGGGGACACCCCGAGCGGTGCAGGGAGCCTGAGGGATGGCG CTGTCACCCCAGCAGAGAGGGACGATGTGGGGGAGAAGAGCCCCGGGCAGCAg GCTGCTtgggggccggcgcggcgggacGGGGCACCCATGTTCTCCTACGTGGCTCTCTACAAGTTCGTGCCCCAGGAGCACCAGGACCTGGCGCTGCA gcCCGGGGACAGGGTCACGCTGGTGGACGACTCCAACGAGGACTGGTGGAAG GGGAAGGTGGGCGACCGGCTGGGCTTCTTCCCGGCCAACTTCGTGCAGCGCGTCCGTCCCGGGGAGAGCGTCTGGAGGAGCTGCCGGGCCGTGCAGGGCGACAGGGAGCAGGGACGCATGAGCCTCAGGGAGAACCAG ATCTGCGTCGGCGTGGGCAGGACCCAGGGCCTCGTCCGGGTGACCAGCGGGAggaagcgggggctggtccccgcCGAGGCGCTCACCGAGATCTGA
- the STAC2 gene encoding SH3 and cysteine-rich domain-containing protein 2 isoform X4, with product MTEPPGESEPADPPEPPPAGPGSKGGSLRQMQRLKRSLSLRTLLRSKSMESLFPRAGGGVQGAGTPPSPPRTHGFQQYVFKKHCPCELCRQLIAGNSRQGLRCKACKAGVHLWCSQGISHQQCPGKPGEKAAAEEESGDTPSGAGSLRDGAVTPAERDDVGEKSPGQQAAWGPARRDGAPMFSYVALYKFVPQEHQDLALQPGDRVTLVDDSNEDWWKGKVGDRLGFFPANFVQRVRPGESVWRSCRAVQGDREQGRMSLRENQICVGVGRTQGLVRVTSGRKRGLVPAEALTEI from the exons ATGACGGAGCCGCCCGGGGAGAGCGAACCGGCGGACCCCCCcgagccgccccccgccgggcccggcaGCAAG GGGGGGTCCCTCCGGCAGATGCAGCGGCTGAAGCGGTCTCTGTCCCTCCGGACGCTGCTGCGGAGCAAGAGCATGGAGAGCCTCTTcccgcgggcgggggggggcgtgcagggagccgggacccccccgtcccccccccggacACACGGCTTCCAGCAATACGTCTTCAAGAAGCATTGCCCCTGCGAGCTGTGCCGGCAGCTCATCGCAG gcaacTCGCGGCAGGGCCTGCGGTGCAAGGCGTGCAAGGCCGGCGTGCACCTCTGGTGCTCCCAGGGCATCTCGCACCAGCAGTGCCCCGGCAAACCG ggtgagaaggcggcggccGAGGAGGAGAGCGGGGACACCCCGAGCGGTGCAGGGAGCCTGAGGGATGGCG CTGTCACCCCAGCAGAGAGGGACGATGTGGGGGAGAAGAGCCCCGGGCAGCAg GCTGCTtgggggccggcgcggcgggacGGGGCACCCATGTTCTCCTACGTGGCTCTCTACAAGTTCGTGCCCCAGGAGCACCAGGACCTGGCGCTGCA gcCCGGGGACAGGGTCACGCTGGTGGACGACTCCAACGAGGACTGGTGGAAG GGGAAGGTGGGCGACCGGCTGGGCTTCTTCCCGGCCAACTTCGTGCAGCGCGTCCGTCCCGGGGAGAGCGTCTGGAGGAGCTGCCGGGCCGTGCAGGGCGACAGGGAGCAGGGACGCATGAGCCTCAGGGAGAACCAG ATCTGCGTCGGCGTGGGCAGGACCCAGGGCCTCGTCCGGGTGACCAGCGGGAggaagcgggggctggtccccgcCGAGGCGCTCACCGAGATCTGA
- the LOC134524598 gene encoding transcription factor CP2-like protein 1, whose product MLFWHGQPDHYWSSAGEMFPISGSGLLRDPPALPYLKQEEANGVSTSQPPCPVFQYVLCAPTSPAVRHHEETLTYLNQGQSYEIRMMGSPRADPGGEGRRMLKSVVRVVFHDRRLQYSEQQQLEGWRWSRPGDRILDIDIPLSVGILEPQIHPTLLNTVEFLWDPSRRTSVFVQVHCISTEFTLRKNGGEKGVPFRIQIDTYGVGGKGDPPEHLHSASCLVKVFKPKGADRKQKTDREKVEKQPAPEREKFQPAYESTVLAECAPWLDALGAPHSPPGTPGLPSPLPCKLLSPERGCVSPACAAESPTESPGEALSPCASPLETQQWLHKRRFSAYARVFANFAGADLLKLSRRDLIQICGAPDGIRLCHALTGRCPRPRLTLYVSREPTVGAEGAEDGCSGLYQEMHLEELTVAELTGKLAELLGLPAGQILRVSRQGPSGIHILVSDVMIRNLLDETCFVVAISKGNVVARGRGQGTMAPAEPRLWAARGPEGFQLLLR is encoded by the exons atgcTCTTCTGGCACGGTCAACCTGACCATTACTGGTCCAGTGCTGGGGAGATGTTCCCCATCTCCGGCTCTGGGCTGCTCAG gGACCCCCCCGCGTTGCCCTACCTGAAGCAGGAGGAAGCCAACGGCGTCTCCACCtcgcagcccccctgcccggtTTTCCAATACGTCCTCTGCGCCCCCACTTCTCCCGCCGTCCGGCACCACGAGGAGACCCTCACCTACCTCAACCAGG ggcAGTCGTATGAGATCCGCATGATGGGGAGCCCCCGGGCGGAccccggcggggagggacggaGGATGCTCAAG AGCGTGGTGCGCGTGGTCTTCCACGACCGGCGGCTGCAGTActcggagcagcagcagctggagggctggCGGTGGAGCCGACCGGGCGATCGCATCCTCGACATCG ACATCCCCCTCTCCGTCGGCATCCTCgaaccccaaatccaccccacgCTGCTCAACACGGTGGAGTTCCTCTGGGACCCCTCCAGGCGGACCTCCGTCTTCGTGCAG GTTCACTGCATCAGCACCGAGTTCACGCTGCGGAAGAACGGGGGGGAGAAAGGCGTCCCCTTCCGCATCCAGATCGACACTTACGGGGTGGGGGGCAAGGGGGACCCCCCCGAGCACCTCCACTCTGCCAGCTGCCTCGTCAAGGTGTTCaag CCCAAGGGGGCCGATAGAAAGCAGAAGACGGACCGGGAGAAGGTGGAGAAGCAGCCGGCGCCGGAGCGGGAGAAATTCCAGCCGGCCTACGAGAGCACCGTGCTGGCCGAG TGCGCCCCGTGGCTGGATGCGCTGGGTGCACCCCACAGCCCTCCGGGCACCCCGGGGCTGCCGTCCCCTCTCCCCTGCAAGCTGCTGAGCCCCGAGAG ggggTGCGTGTCGCCTGCCTGCGCTGCCGAGAGCCCCACGGAGAGTCCCGGCGAG GCGCTGAGCCCCTGCGCATCCCCCCTGGAGACGCAGCAATGGCTGCACAAGCGCCGCTTCTCCGCCTACGCCCGCGTCTTCGCCAACTTCGCAG GCGCCGACCTGCTGAAGCTCTCCCGCAGGGACCTGATCCAGATCTGCGGAGCCCCCGACGGCATCCGCCTCTGCCACGCGCTGACGGGCAG GTGCCCGCGGCCCCGGCTGACCCTCTACGTGTCGCGGGAGCCCACGGTGGGGGCCGAGGGCGCGGAGGACGGATGCTCAG GGCTGTACCAGGAGATGCACCTGGAGGAGCTGACGGTGGCCGAGCTGACAGGGAAACTGGCCGAGCTGCTGGGGTTGCCCGCGGGCCAGATCCTGCGGGTCTCCCGGCAGGGACCCTCCGGCATCCACATCCTCGTCAGCGACGTG ATGATCAGGAACCTCCTGGATGAGACGTGCTTCGTGGTGGCCATCAGCAAAGGTAACGTGGTGGCCAGGGGCCGCGGGCAGGGGACGATGGCCCCGGCTGAGCCGCGTCTCTGGGCAGCGCGTGGCCCCGAGGggttccagctgctgctgcggtAG
- the FBXL20 gene encoding F-box/LRR-repeat protein 20 isoform X1: protein MRREMNGVTKSRFEMFSNNDEAAINKKLPKELLLRIFSFLDVVTLCRCAQVSRAWNVLALDGSNWQRIDLFDFQRDIEGRVVENISKRCGGFLRKLSLRGCLGVGDNALRTFAQNCRNIEVLNLNGCTKITDATCTSLSKFCSKLRHLDLASCTSITNLSLKALSEGCPLLEQLNISWCDQVTKDGIQALVRGCGGLKALFLKGCTQLEDEALKYIGAHCPELVTLNLQTCLQITDDGLITICRGCHKLQSLCASGCSNITDAILNALGQNCPRLRILEVARCSQLTDVGFTTLARNCHELEKMDLEECVQITDSTLIQLSIHCPRLQVLSLSHCELITDDGIRHLGNGACAHDRLEVIELDNCPLITDASLEHLKSCHSLERIELYDCQQITRAGIKRLRTHLPNIKVHAYFAPVTPPPSVGGSRQRFCRCCIIL, encoded by the exons ATGTTCTCAAACAATGATGAAGCTGCGATCAACAAAAAACTTccaaaagagctgctgcttcG aattttctctttcctggaTGTGGTCACTCTGTGTCGTTGCGCTCAAGTTTCGCGG GCATGGAATGTTCTGGCCCTGGATGGCAGTAACTGGCAGCGAATTGACCTGTTTGATTTCCAGAGGGATATTGAG GGCCGAGTAGTTGAGAATATCTCTAAAAGATGTGGGGGTTTCTTGCGGAAATTAAGCCTGCGTGGCTGTCTAGGGGTCGGAGACAATGCGTTAAG gacaTTTGCACAGAACTGCAGAAATATTGAGGTATTGAACCTAAATGGCTGTACCAAGATCACGGATGC TACGTGTACCAGCCTCAGTAAGTTCTGCTCGAAACTCAGGCACCTTGATTtggcttcctgcacgtccataACCAACCTGTCTCTGAAAGCACTGAG CGAGGGATGCCCACTGCTGGAGCAGCTGAATATCTCCTGGTGCGACCAAGTGACTAAGGATGGCATCCAGGCGCTGGTGAGAGGCTGTGGGGGACTCAAAGCCCTGTTTCTGAAGGGCTGCACGCAG cttgaGGATGAAGCTCTGAAATACATCGGTGCACATTGTCCCGAGCTGGTGACTTTAAACCTTCAGACATGCTTA CAAATAACAGATGATGGTCTCATTACAATATGCAGAGGATGCCACAAGTTACAATCCTTGTGTGCTTCAGGCTGCTCTAACATTACAGATGCCATCCTGAACGCCCTGGGACAGAACTGCCCGCGGCTTAG AATATTAGAAGTTGCAAGGTGTTCTCAACTAACAGATGTGGGCTTTACCACTCTAGCTAGG AACTGCCATGAGCTTGAAAAAATGGACCTGGAAGAGTGCGTCCAG ataacAGACAGTACGCTAATCCAGCTTTCCATACACTGTCCGCGGCTTCAGGTTCTG AGTTTGTCCCACTGTGAGCTGATCACGGACGATGGGATTCGTCACTTGGGCAACGGCGCCTGCGCGCACGACCGCTTGGAGGTGATCGAGCTGGACAACTGCCCTTTGATCACAGACGCCTCCCTGGAGCACCTGAAAAGCTGCCACAGCTTGGAGAGGATAGAACTGTACGACTGTCAGCAAATCACGCGGGCAGGGATCAAGAGactcagg ACCCATTTACCCAATATTAAAGTCCATGCCTACTTCGCGCCGGTGACTCCACCTCCGTCGGTCGGGGGCAGCAGACAACGCTTCTGCAGATGTTGCATCATCCTATGA
- the FBXL20 gene encoding F-box/LRR-repeat protein 20 isoform X3, with protein MFSNNDEAAINKKLPKELLLRIFSFLDVVTLCRCAQVSRAWNVLALDGSNWQRIDLFDFQRDIEGRVVENISKRCGGFLRKLSLRGCLGVGDNALRTFAQNCRNIEVLNLNGCTKITDATCTSLSKFCSKLRHLDLASCTSITNLSLKALSEGCPLLEQLNISWCDQVTKDGIQALVRGCGGLKALFLKGCTQLEDEALKYIGAHCPELVTLNLQTCLQITDDGLITICRGCHKLQSLCASGCSNITDAILNALGQNCPRLRILEVARCSQLTDVGFTTLARNCHELEKMDLEECVQITDSTLIQLSIHCPRLQVLSLSHCELITDDGIRHLGNGACAHDRLEVIELDNCPLITDASLEHLKSCHSLERIELYDCQQITRAGIKRLRTHLPNIKVHAYFAPVTPPPSVGGSRQRFCRCCIIL; from the exons ATGTTCTCAAACAATGATGAAGCTGCGATCAACAAAAAACTTccaaaagagctgctgcttcG aattttctctttcctggaTGTGGTCACTCTGTGTCGTTGCGCTCAAGTTTCGCGG GCATGGAATGTTCTGGCCCTGGATGGCAGTAACTGGCAGCGAATTGACCTGTTTGATTTCCAGAGGGATATTGAG GGCCGAGTAGTTGAGAATATCTCTAAAAGATGTGGGGGTTTCTTGCGGAAATTAAGCCTGCGTGGCTGTCTAGGGGTCGGAGACAATGCGTTAAG gacaTTTGCACAGAACTGCAGAAATATTGAGGTATTGAACCTAAATGGCTGTACCAAGATCACGGATGC TACGTGTACCAGCCTCAGTAAGTTCTGCTCGAAACTCAGGCACCTTGATTtggcttcctgcacgtccataACCAACCTGTCTCTGAAAGCACTGAG CGAGGGATGCCCACTGCTGGAGCAGCTGAATATCTCCTGGTGCGACCAAGTGACTAAGGATGGCATCCAGGCGCTGGTGAGAGGCTGTGGGGGACTCAAAGCCCTGTTTCTGAAGGGCTGCACGCAG cttgaGGATGAAGCTCTGAAATACATCGGTGCACATTGTCCCGAGCTGGTGACTTTAAACCTTCAGACATGCTTA CAAATAACAGATGATGGTCTCATTACAATATGCAGAGGATGCCACAAGTTACAATCCTTGTGTGCTTCAGGCTGCTCTAACATTACAGATGCCATCCTGAACGCCCTGGGACAGAACTGCCCGCGGCTTAG AATATTAGAAGTTGCAAGGTGTTCTCAACTAACAGATGTGGGCTTTACCACTCTAGCTAGG AACTGCCATGAGCTTGAAAAAATGGACCTGGAAGAGTGCGTCCAG ataacAGACAGTACGCTAATCCAGCTTTCCATACACTGTCCGCGGCTTCAGGTTCTG AGTTTGTCCCACTGTGAGCTGATCACGGACGATGGGATTCGTCACTTGGGCAACGGCGCCTGCGCGCACGACCGCTTGGAGGTGATCGAGCTGGACAACTGCCCTTTGATCACAGACGCCTCCCTGGAGCACCTGAAAAGCTGCCACAGCTTGGAGAGGATAGAACTGTACGACTGTCAGCAAATCACGCGGGCAGGGATCAAGAGactcagg ACCCATTTACCCAATATTAAAGTCCATGCCTACTTCGCGCCGGTGACTCCACCTCCGTCGGTCGGGGGCAGCAGACAACGCTTCTGCAGATGTTGCATCATCCTATGA
- the FBXL20 gene encoding F-box/LRR-repeat protein 20 isoform X2, whose translation MGAVSCGMFSNNDEAAINKKLPKELLLRIFSFLDVVTLCRCAQVSRAWNVLALDGSNWQRIDLFDFQRDIEGRVVENISKRCGGFLRKLSLRGCLGVGDNALRTFAQNCRNIEVLNLNGCTKITDATCTSLSKFCSKLRHLDLASCTSITNLSLKALSEGCPLLEQLNISWCDQVTKDGIQALVRGCGGLKALFLKGCTQLEDEALKYIGAHCPELVTLNLQTCLQITDDGLITICRGCHKLQSLCASGCSNITDAILNALGQNCPRLRILEVARCSQLTDVGFTTLARNCHELEKMDLEECVQITDSTLIQLSIHCPRLQVLSLSHCELITDDGIRHLGNGACAHDRLEVIELDNCPLITDASLEHLKSCHSLERIELYDCQQITRAGIKRLRTHLPNIKVHAYFAPVTPPPSVGGSRQRFCRCCIIL comes from the exons ATGTTCTCAAACAATGATGAAGCTGCGATCAACAAAAAACTTccaaaagagctgctgcttcG aattttctctttcctggaTGTGGTCACTCTGTGTCGTTGCGCTCAAGTTTCGCGG GCATGGAATGTTCTGGCCCTGGATGGCAGTAACTGGCAGCGAATTGACCTGTTTGATTTCCAGAGGGATATTGAG GGCCGAGTAGTTGAGAATATCTCTAAAAGATGTGGGGGTTTCTTGCGGAAATTAAGCCTGCGTGGCTGTCTAGGGGTCGGAGACAATGCGTTAAG gacaTTTGCACAGAACTGCAGAAATATTGAGGTATTGAACCTAAATGGCTGTACCAAGATCACGGATGC TACGTGTACCAGCCTCAGTAAGTTCTGCTCGAAACTCAGGCACCTTGATTtggcttcctgcacgtccataACCAACCTGTCTCTGAAAGCACTGAG CGAGGGATGCCCACTGCTGGAGCAGCTGAATATCTCCTGGTGCGACCAAGTGACTAAGGATGGCATCCAGGCGCTGGTGAGAGGCTGTGGGGGACTCAAAGCCCTGTTTCTGAAGGGCTGCACGCAG cttgaGGATGAAGCTCTGAAATACATCGGTGCACATTGTCCCGAGCTGGTGACTTTAAACCTTCAGACATGCTTA CAAATAACAGATGATGGTCTCATTACAATATGCAGAGGATGCCACAAGTTACAATCCTTGTGTGCTTCAGGCTGCTCTAACATTACAGATGCCATCCTGAACGCCCTGGGACAGAACTGCCCGCGGCTTAG AATATTAGAAGTTGCAAGGTGTTCTCAACTAACAGATGTGGGCTTTACCACTCTAGCTAGG AACTGCCATGAGCTTGAAAAAATGGACCTGGAAGAGTGCGTCCAG ataacAGACAGTACGCTAATCCAGCTTTCCATACACTGTCCGCGGCTTCAGGTTCTG AGTTTGTCCCACTGTGAGCTGATCACGGACGATGGGATTCGTCACTTGGGCAACGGCGCCTGCGCGCACGACCGCTTGGAGGTGATCGAGCTGGACAACTGCCCTTTGATCACAGACGCCTCCCTGGAGCACCTGAAAAGCTGCCACAGCTTGGAGAGGATAGAACTGTACGACTGTCAGCAAATCACGCGGGCAGGGATCAAGAGactcagg ACCCATTTACCCAATATTAAAGTCCATGCCTACTTCGCGCCGGTGACTCCACCTCCGTCGGTCGGGGGCAGCAGACAACGCTTCTGCAGATGTTGCATCATCCTATGA